One Pseudomonas syringae CC1557 genomic window, GTCGGAATATTCGAAGCCGCGGGTGATGCTCGGATTGAGCGGGCTGTCTGCGCCGAAACGAATGGTCCGTGACGCTGGCAGCTTTTCGCGCTTGCCGAGGTTGTCATAAAGGAACATCCCGGCACGAATCATCCACGCCGGGCGCAGGTGCGGGCGGTGTGGCAATACAAAGCGCATCGGTTTGACGATATGCGGCGCTTTGGCGAGCAGCACTTCGCGTTCCGCAAGCGCCTCGCGCACCAGGCGGAATTCGTAATGCTCCAGATAGCGCAAGCCACCGTGGATCAGCTTGCTGCTGGCCGAGGACGTGTGGCTGGCCAGATCGTCCTTCTCGCAGAGAAAGACCGACAAGCCGCGGCCGGAGGCATCCGCCGCAATCCCGACGCCATTGATGCCACCACCGATAACGGCGATGTCGTAAACCTCGGAGAGAGGTGGGGTTGGCACGGTAGCGTGGGGCATCGGTAGCCTCCTGGACAATTCTTGAGCGTTGCTCGAATGGCGAATATGAACATTAATGTTCATTTCCGAAAATAATAGCTCAATAAAAGTGCGCTTGCCAGTCGGTATCGATTGAAAATACTGATGATGGAAGGGTGAAAAGAACAAAAATGAACATTGTAGGGCGGGATTTCATGCGCAGATGATTGTTCCTCATCCGGGATGCAACATCTTTAATGATGCTCTAGCTGCCTGATAGAGGACGCAAGGCGTCCAGAACGGCATACGACGTGGAGCGTCGAACGATAGTCGGGATTTTCGTTCCGCACGCTCTGGCGGGAACGCCTTGCGTGACGCTCTGCGTCACAGGTCCATGCAGCACCGTGCGATCACGAGAGGACGCAGAGCGTTGGCGTGATAGTCAGAGTCAGGCCCCCATACGCACAGTCAAACCACTTCCAGACGAATCTTGTGCTGGTTCAGCAGTTGTTGCAGCGCAGGCACCGGAGGCTGGTCGGTGACCAGGCAGTCGATAAGGGTGATCGGCCCGAGCCGGACCATGGCGTTGCGCCCGAATTTACTGGAGTCAGCCGCCAGCAGCACTTTGCGCGCGTTGGCAATGATCGCTTGGGAAACCCGCACTTCCTGATAGTCGAAGTCCAGCAGGCTGCCATCTTCGTCGATGCCGCTGATGCCGACCAGCGCGAAGTCGACCTTGAACTGGCTGATGAAATCGATACTGCCCTGACCCACAACACCGCCGTCACGGCGCACATTACCGCCTGCGATCAAGACCTCGAAATCGTCCTTGGTACTGAGAATCGACGCCACATGCAGGTTATTGGTGATGATTTTCAGGTTGTTGTGATTGAGCAGAGCGCGGGCAATGGATTCGGTGGTGGTGCCGATATTGATGAACAACGACGCGTTGTCCGGGATCTGTGCGGCGATGGCCTCGGCGATCCGTTGTTTCTCATCACGCATCTGGTCCGCACGCATGGCGTAAGCGGTGTTTTCGATGCTGGAGTCATAAGCTGCGCCGCCGTGGTAGCGACGCAGCAGGTTCATTTCCGCCAGCTGATTGATATCGCGGCGGATGGTTTGTGGGGTCACGACGAACAGCGTCGCCATTTCCTCAATGCTGACGTAGCCACGGTCACGGACCAGTTCGAGGATCTGTTGTTGGCGGGGAGGCAGGTTCATTGTTTTTCCTTGAGCGCCCTCTACAAATGGCGCCCATCATGCCGCAGGCAAGTGTGACCTGTCAGCCGGAATCCTGTTCTCCCCACTCAACAGCAGCGATCACTCTTCGTTTTCGTGCGGTTCCCAGTCACGGGTGCGCGCCACGGCCTTCTGCCAGCCTGCGTACAGCTTCTCGCGATGTGCCTCTTCGCACGAAGGCTCGAATACCCGCTCGATCACCGCCTTGTTACGCAGTTCGTCCAGGCTGCTCCAGAAACCAATCGCCAGACCGGCCAGGAACGCTGCGCCCAGTGCCGTCGTTTCACGCATTTGCGGACGTTCGACGTGAGTGCCGAGAATGTCAGCCTGAAACTGCATCAGGAAGTTGTTGGCCACCGCGCCGCCGTCCACACGCAGCGACTTGAGGCGTTCGCCGGAGTCCTGCTGCATGGCGTCGAGTACGTCGCGAGTCTGATAGGCGATGGATTCCAGCGCGGCGCGAATGATGTGATCGACTTTCACGCCACGGGTCAGGCCGAACAATGCGCCACGGGCATACGGGTCCCAATACGGAGCGCCCAGGCCGGTGAAGGCCGGGACCAGATACACGCCATTGCTGTCCTTGACCTTGCCAGCGAAGTATTCGGTGTCCAGCGCATCATTGATCAGCTTCAGCTCGTCGCGCAGCCACTGCACGGTAGAGCCGCCGTTGAACACGGCGCCTTCCAGCGCATAGGCCACTTCGCCACGCGGACCACAGCCGATGGTGGTCAGCATGCCATGTGCCGATTTCACGGCTTTCTTGCCGGTGTTCATCAGCAGGAAGCAGCCGGTGCCGTAGGTGTTCTTGGCCTGACCCGGCTCGACGCACATCTGGCCGAACAGCGCCGCTTGCTGGTCGCCCGCGATACCGGCAATAGGAATGCCGCTCTTGCTGTGACCATAGACTTCGGACGAGCCTTTGACCTCGGGCAGGATTTCGCGCGGGATATCCAGCACGTCAAGCATGCGCTGATCCCACTCCAGCGTATGGATGTTGAACAGCATGGTACGCGAGGCGTTGGTATAGTCGGTGACATGCACCTTGCCGCCGGTGAATTTCCATATCAGCCAGGTATCGATGGTGCCGAACATCAATTCGCCTTTGCGGGCGCGTTCGCGGCTGCCTTCTACGTTGTCCAGAATCCACTTGACCTTGGAGCCGGAGAAGTACGGGTCAATCACCAGGCCCGTGGTGTCCTTGATGTATTCCTCAAGGCCGTCGCGCTTGAGCTGCTGGCAGATTTCGGTGCTGCGACGGCACTGCCAGACGATAGCGTTGTAGATCGGGCGGCCGGTGTCGCGTTCCCAGATCACGGTGGTTTCACGCTGGTTGGTGATACCGATGGCCGCAATCTGATTGTGATGCAGGTCGGCCTGCGCCAGCGCCTTGGTCATGCACGCGGTCTGGGTGGCGAAGATTTCCATTGGGTCATGTTCGACCCAGCCGGCCTGTGGGTAATGCTGGACGAATTCGCTTTGGGCAGTGCTCACCACGTTGGCATCGCGGTCGAAAATGATGGCTCGCGAGCTGGTGGTGCCCTGGTCAAGAGCAATGATGTAATTCTTGTTCTGTGTGTCAGTCATGTCGATTGCCTTGCGTTATTAGGTGGGATTCAAGATGAAGCCTGAACTTTGCCGCGAACCACTGGAGCGTTTTTTTCGTTTTCAACAGGAACGGCGCTTGGCAGGTGACGCGCAATCAGCGCGCGATAGCCGGCCGCACCCAGGCAGGCACCCAGAATGGGCGCAAAAATCGGAACCAGGAAATAAGGTATGTCACGACCGCCGGTGAACGCTATTTCACCCCAGCCGGCGAAGAAGGTCATCAGCTTCGGACCGAAGTCGCGAGCCGGGTTCATGGCGAAACCGGTCAGCGGTCCCATCGAGCTGCCGATCACCGCCACCAGCAGGCCGATCAGCAGGGGGGCCAGCGGGCCGCGTGGCAAGCCGTTGCCGTCATCGCCCAAAGCCATGATCACGCCCATCAGAATGGTGGTGATGACCACTTCGACCAGAAATGCCTGACCCACGGAAATGGCCGGGTTTGGATAGGTCGAGAATACCGACGCGAGTTCGAGGCTTTGCTCGCTGCCGCGGATAATGTGATGAGCATGTTCGAAGTCGAAAAAGAGGCTGATGTACAACAGGTACACAAGACCCGCGCCGAAAAACGCGCCAGCGATCTGTGACGAGATGTAAAACGGCAATTTACGTTTTTCGAAACCGGCGAACAGGCTCAGCGCGATGCTGACGGCCGGGTTGAGGTGCGCGCCGGAAACACCCGCGCTGAGGTAGATCCCCATGCTGACGGCCATGCCCCAGATGATGCAGATTTCCCATAAGCCGAAAGTTGCACCCGCGACCTTGAGCGCTGCGACGCACCCGGTTCCGAAAAAGATCATCAGGGCAGTGCCCAGAAATTCAGCCAGGCATTGCCCGGTCAGTGTCGGTTGTTTTAGTGCAATGGTCATGGATACCTCATTTTTTGTTTTTGTCTCGGCACCCTGAAACAGGCGTGGGTGCTCGTTATTCGTGCGTATCAGAAAAACCCCATTTCTGATCGCCGGTGCGAGTTATACCGAAAAATGGCTTTCGATAATATTCGTAAACGAAAAAATATAGACAAGAACCCCCCCTGTCAAAGGTCGGAACCGAACGGTCAGGAAATCTTCCTCATCCCCTAAAGACGCTTTGCGCGCGCTGTAGTACGGGACATTGAGGCTGTTTGCAAAAGGCCATCAGTGTTGCAGGTGGCGTGAATCAAGGCATGTTCATTTTACTTGGCTTAAAGTGAGGGTCGTCTCGAACCCGTTGGAGCGTTACATGACACCCGCACTGGATTTACTGAAAAAACTTCGCGCGGAGCACCGGATTCATAGCTATGAACATGATCCGAAAGCGGCGTCGTATGGGCTGGAGGCAGCGGAAAAGCTGGGGCTGGAGCCGGCGCGGGTGTTCAAGACACTGTTGGCCAGTACCGAAAAGGGTGAATTGCTGGTCGCTGTCGTGCCGGTCGTCGGAACGCTTGATCTGAAGGCTCTGGCGCAGGCTGCCGGGGTCAAGAAAACCGAAATGGCAGACCCTGCGGCTGCACAACGTTCCACCGGATACCTGCTGGGCGGCATCAGCCCGCTAGGTCAGAAGAAGCGGCTGCGTACGTTCATCGACGACACTGCACAGAACTTTGAAAGCATTTATGTCAGCGCTGGCAGGCGGGGGCTGGAAGTGGAATTGGCGGCTGCGGTGCTGGCCGAACACACGCAAGCCAGATTCGCTCCGGTCGGTCGTGGATAGGCCGCCATCAGTCGCCCGTGATGTGCGCCGCGATGCTCCCCTGCGCCGCAAACAGCACCAGATGGTCCGCCGCCACGCGAATGCCGACGTCGTCACCTTGCAGGTGATCGGCATGGCTGGGAAATATCGCTTCAAGCTGGCTACCGGTGGGCAGTTGCAGGCGATACAAGGTCGAAGCGCCCTGAAACGTCCGGCCCGTGACACGCGCTTTCAAGTTGCTGTCGGGTGCATAAACGATGTCGTCAGGGCGCAGTAAGACATCCACGGCACTGCCGCTGACACCTGAATACGCCCGGTTACCGCGCAGAACGCCGAGTTCGGTATTCACCGATTGTGGATCGATCATCTGCCCGCGAATGAAATACCCCTGACCAATGAAGCTGGCGACAAAGGGCGTCTGCGGTTCGTGGTACAGGTTGTAAGGCGTATCCCACTGTTCCAGACGACCCTCCTTGAATACGCCCACGTGATCGCTGACTGCGAAGGCTTCTTCCTGATCGTGAGTCACCAGAATGGCGCTGGTGCCACGCGCCTTGAGAATGTCTCGTACTTCATGGCTCAGCCGCCGACGCAGCTCTCCGTCCAGGTTGGAAAACGGCTCGTCGAGCAGCAATAGCTGAGGTTCCGGTGCCAGCGCTCTGGCCAGCGCGACACGCTGTTGCTGCCCACCGGACAGCTCGTGAGGATAGCGCTTGCCCAGAGCGCCGAGGTTGACCAGTTCCAGCAACTCGGCGATCACCTGATCCAGGCGCGGGTGTTTGCGAATGCCGAACGCAATGTTGTCGGCAACGCTCAGGTGCGGGAACAGGGCGTAATCCTGAAACACCATGCCAATGCGGCGCTTCTCTGGAGCCAGCGTCCAGCCAGGGCGGGAAATTACTTCACCCGCCAGGCTGATTTCCCCGGCGTGGATCGGTTCGAAACCGGCGATCGCGCGCAGGGTCGTGGTCTTGCCGCAGCCTGATGAGCCCAGCAGACAGCCGATATCACCGGCGTTGAGGTGCAGATTCAGGTCCTGCACCACGCGTTGGTTCTGATAGCCGCAGGCCAGGTTGCGCAGGCTCAGCAGCAACGGCTGGCTCATGCGGGCTGGCAGCCCGGTGCGACGAGAAACTCCAGCAACGCCTTTTGCGCGTGCAGGCGGTTTTCGGCCTGATCCCAGGCAACCGAACGAGGGTCATCCAGTACATCGACACTGATTTCTTCGCCGCGATGGGCGGGCAGGCAGTGCATGAACAGCACGTCCTTGTCGGCCAGGTCGAGCAGGGCGCGTGTGACCTGAAACGGCGCGAACAATTTCTTGCGCCGAGCGGTTTCCTCTTCCTGGCCCATGGAGGTCCACACATCGGTGCTGACCAGATGAGCCCCGGTGACCGCCGCCTGTGGATCGCGAACCACCGTCACCCGGTCACCGGCCAGCGCCAGAAACTCGGGGTTGGGTTCGTAGCCGGCAGGGCAGGCCACGCGCAACTGGAAGTCGAATTGAATCGCCGCTTCTATATAGCTGTTGCACATGTTGTTGCCATCGCCGATCCAGGCCACGGTCTTGCCCTTGATCGAGCCGCGATGCTCAAGGAAGGTCTGCATGTCGGCCAGTAACTGGCAAGGATGCAGGTCATCGGACAGGCCATTGATCACCGGTACGCGGGAGTTGGCAGCGAATTCCGTCAGATTGCTATGTGCATAGGTGCGGATCATTACCGCATCAAGCATGCGCGACATGACTTTTGCACTGTCGGCCACCGGCTCGCCACGGCCCAATTGAGTGTCGCGATGCGACAAAAAGATTGCCTGACCACCCAGATGAATCATCCCTGCTTCAAACGAAAGACGGGTACGTGTCGAGGATTTTTCAAAGATCATCCCCAGCACCCGGTTTTTCAGCGGCTCAAAGAGTACGCCGCGATTTCGCAGGTCTTTGAGCTCTACGCCACGACGGATCAAGCCCAGAAGTTCGTCCGGGGTGTAATCCATCATCGAGAGAAAGTGCCTGGGGTTCATGATTAACTACCTTTTTTGCAACAGACCGCAGGTTATCAAAGCCGGTTTTTATCGGGAAAACGGCCAGACCTGCGGCGGAAGCCGCACGGGGCGACGAATAGGAAAGGCGCGATAGTATAAAAAAATGTCGCGTCTTACCAATAGCATGCGTATTTCGGAGAAGCCAACGTCACTGGCGCTGCCCGTCGAGGCACGCCGTCATGGTTCAGTGACGCGCTAAAAGTTGACTATGCTGAGGAGGCTAATAGCCACCTCCGGCTTTTCCGAAGGCAGCATTTGTACACTGCTCAAATAGCGCTTGGCAATTAGTACCAATCCTGCAACAGTCCGCTTTTACGCGGGCGCGCTTAATATGAAAGACGTCATGGAATTGAAACCGTGGCCGTTCCTTTAATGCCTTGCGTAGGTTATAAAACAGTGCCGATACATTACTGATCGAGGGGTGGGGGAATGGACTCAAAAGAGCATCAATTGACGGAGTTATTGGGTCTCACTGCTCGTACGCTTACCCACCTGACGGCTTCAATGACTTCAATGTCTTTTGAGCTGCTGCGCAGCGAAGACGAAGTCACACGGACCGCAGGGCGACGCATGATCGATCGCATGGCAACCATCAGCGCAGGCCTTGACGAGCACTGGCGTCTGATCGGCGACCTGACGGGCGTGCATCTTGCTCAGGAACAGATCGAAACCGTCACTGAAATTCAGCTGCAGCGCAAGGTCGTCACACCTATCGGCGGTTGATGTGGCCTGACCATGGGCGCACATGATACTTCTCGATTCACACGACGAACGTCAGTGGCGCGGGCCATGGCAAGGCACCATAGTGCTTGTTCAGCAATCGATCGAATTGCCATGACAAGAACATGAGGCTGCGATGACCCGCACCGAACACTACCGCGCCTGTCACCTGTGCGAGGCCATTTGCGGTCTTGTGATTGAAACCGTCACCACGCCGGATTCCAGCCCGTCTATTGCATCCATCAAAGGTGATCCACAGGATACCTTCAGTCGCGGCCACATCTGCCCCAAGGCGGTCGCGCTGCAGGATATCCAGAACGACCCTGATCGCCTGCGCCAACCCATGCTGCGTACCGGTGAGCAATGGCAGCCGATTGCCTGGCAGCAAGCATTCGATCTGGTGGCTGAGCGGCTTTACGCCAATCAACAACGCCACGGGCAAAATGCGGTGGCGATTTATCAGGGCAATCCCAGCGTTCATAACTACGGGTTAATGACCCACAGCAATTATTTCCTCGGCCTGCTCAAAACCCGCAATCGTTTTTCGGCGACGTCGGTTGATCAGTTGCCGCATCACCTCACCAGCTTCCTGATGTACGGCCACGGCATGCTGCTGCCGATTCCGGATATCGATCACACCGACTTCATGCTGATCCTGGGTGGTAACCCGCTGGCGTCCAACGGCAGCATCATGACCGTTCCGGACGTTGAGAAGCGTCTGAAAGCCATTCAGCAACGCGGCGGCAAACTGGTGGTGATCGATCCACGGCGCAGCGAGACGGCAGCCATCGCCGATCAACATGTATTCGTCCGCCCTGGCGGCGACGCCGCGTTGCTGTTCGGGCTGCTCAACACTCTGTTCGAAGAGCGGCTGACCCGCGAAAGCCATTTGCCAATCGATGGTCTGGATCAAGTCAGGCATGCCATTGCCGGCTTTCACGCGGAGGCCATGGGCCCGCGCTGCGGCGTGCCCGCCGAGCAGATTCGACAGTTGGCGCGGGATTTTGCGGCGGCTGACAAAGCGGTGTGTTACGGACGCATGGGTGTGTCGACGCAAGCCTTCGGTACGCTGTGCCATTGGCTGGCGCAGTTGATCAATCTGGTCACCGGCAATCTGGACCGTGTCGGTGGCACGCTGTGTACTGAACCTGCGGTGGATCTGGTCAGTTCGACATCCGGCGGGCATTTCAATCTGTGGCAAAGCCGCGTCTCTGGCCTGCCGGAGTACGGCGGCGAGCTGCCGGTATCAGCGCTCGCCGAGGAAATGCTGGTGGAGGGGGAAGGGCAGGTTCGCGCACTGGTGACGGTCGCGGGCAACCCTGTGCTGTCGACACCCAACGGGCGTCAACTGGATCAGGCGTTGAGCGGGCTGGAATTCATGGTCAGCATTGACCTGTACATCAACGAGACAACCCGTCATGCCGATTTGATTCTGCCGTCGACCTCGGCCCTGGAAAACGATCATTACGACACCACATTCAACACGCTCGCGGTGCGTAACGTCACGCGCTTCAACCGCGCCATTTTTGACAAGCCAGAGGGTGCGCTGCACGACTGGGAGATCTTTGTCGGTCTGGCCAAGGCTTTTGCCGCCAAAGCCGGGCGCGAACTCAAGGCGACCCTGCCGCCCGCACAGATGATCGATCGCGGCCTGCGGGCGGGGCTTTACGGTGATGCTTCTCCGCACAAGCTGTCGTTGGAAACATTGGCCAGTCATCCGCATGGGCTGGATCTGGGGGCTCTCAAGGCCAATTTGACCGAGCGACTGAAAACCGCCAATGGCCGTATTCAGGCCGCGCCAGGGGTAATCATGGCGGATCTGGCGCGCTTTGCCGCTGCTCCCGCCCCCAAGCCCGGCGAGTTGCTGCTGATTGGCCGCAGGCACGTACGCAGCAATAACTCCTGGATGCACAACTATCACCGGCTGGTGAAAGGCAAGCCTCGTCATCAGTTGCTCATGCATCCCGATGATCTGGCCTGTCGCGGGCTGAGCGACGGCCAGCAGGTCAGCGTCAGCTCGCGGGTCGGGATGATCGAGGTGCAAGTGCAGGGCAGTCTGGACATGATGCCAGGGGTGGTCAGCCTGCCGCACGGCTGGGGCCATTCGCGAGCGGGCGTCAAGATGGAGATTGCCCGGAGCCAGCCTGGCGCAAGCGCCAACGACCTGACCGACGAACGGCAATTGGATGTTCTGTCCGGCAATGCGGCGCTGAACGGGGTACCGGTGCAGGTGGCTTCGTGTTGAGGTTCAAGCGTCTGGCTCGGGATTTCGTTACAATGCGCCACCGTGCCGACAACTGAGTCGGATATTTCAGCCGAGGTGCTCCATGGATATCATCGAAACAATCAAAGAGCAGATTTCCAGCAACACTATTCTGCTTTACATGAAAGGCGCTCCAAACGCTCCGCAATGCGGTTTTTCGGCCAAGGCCTCTCAGGCGTTGATGGCGTGTGGCGAAAAGTTTGCCTACGTCGACATCCTGCAAAACCCTGAAATCCGCGCCAACCTGCCCAAGTACGCCAACTGGCCGACTTTCCCGCAACTGTGGGTTGCCGGTGAACTGGTGGGTGGTAGCGACATCATCACCGAGATGATGGCCGACGGCTCGCTGCAGACGCTGGTCAAGGAAGCATCGGCCGCCAAAGCCGAGTAAAGCCTTGCGTTCGAACGGCATTCCGGCGCGGAGCATTGGCAGATAGTTGATTATCTTCCCCTAAGCTCCAGTGGAATGCCCTTCACGACGCTCTGCGTCGCAAGATGACGCTGAGCATCCTGAACCGCATGCCCACGCGGAGCATGCGCACGATAGGTCAGGGTGCCAAGTGTTGTGAGCAACATGTTTTTACCGACAAGAAAAAGCCCGCTCTCGATTGAGGCGGGCTTTTTCGTTGCAGCGCAGTCGGCGAATCAGTCGCCCATCTGCGATTGCAGGTAGTTCTCGATACCGACCTTGACGATCAGCCCCAGCTGCGTTTCCAGCCAGTCGATGTGCTCTTCCTTGGGCTCAAGGATGTCTTCCAGCAGCTCACGGCTGCCGAAATCACCCACGGTCTCGAAGTGAGCAATCGCCGCTTTAAGATCAGCCAAGCCTTTCTGCTCGATCTTCAAGTCACACTCAAGCATTTCCTTGGTGTGCTCGCCGATCAGGATCTTGCCCAGCTCTTGCAGGTTCGGCAGGCCTTCGAGAAACAGGGTGCGCTTGATGAGTTTGTCAGCGTGCTTCATCGCATGGATGGACTCGTGATACTCATGCCCACCGAGCTTTTTCAGACCCCAGTCTTCGTACATGCGTGCATGCAGAAAATACTGATTGATAGCGACCAGCTCGTTTCCGAGGATCTTATTGAGATGCTGGATGACTGTAATGTCGCCTTTCATGTTCGAGGTCCTGCCGATGGATGGTGTCGATAAGCTGCAAGTGTGAGCTGCGCCTAAACGTCTGTCAAACCTAAGTAATTGAATAATAAGTGAATTTAAATAGGAATAAGAATGTTTGAGTTCCGCATCTTGATGCTAAGCGCTTGAATTACAGGCATAAAAAAACCGGACATGGCGTCCGGTTCTTTAAAAAGGGGTATTCAGGCCGCTGAAAATTCTGTGGAATAGGCCAGTGCTGCATGACTGCTTTGCAGTTCGGTCAACGTGTCGCGCACCACTTCCTTAGCCAGGCAGGCGCATTTTCCACATTTACTCGCGACGCCAAGCGTTTCGCGGACTTCACGGTAACTGCAGCAGCCTTCCAGAATTGCATCCCGGATTTGACCGTCTGTGACACCTTGGCAGAGGCAAACAT contains:
- a CDS encoding DeoR/GlpR family transcriptional regulator, with product MNLPPRQQQILELVRDRGYVSIEEMATLFVVTPQTIRRDINQLAEMNLLRRYHGGAAYDSSIENTAYAMRADQMRDEKQRIAEAIAAQIPDNASLFINIGTTTESIARALLNHNNLKIITNNLHVASILSTKDDFEVLIAGGNVRRDGGVVGQGSIDFISQFKVDFALVGISGIDEDGSLLDFDYQEVRVSQAIIANARKVLLAADSSKFGRNAMVRLGPITLIDCLVTDQPPVPALQQLLNQHKIRLEVV
- the glpK gene encoding glycerol kinase GlpK, which encodes MTDTQNKNYIIALDQGTTSSRAIIFDRDANVVSTAQSEFVQHYPQAGWVEHDPMEIFATQTACMTKALAQADLHHNQIAAIGITNQRETTVIWERDTGRPIYNAIVWQCRRSTEICQQLKRDGLEEYIKDTTGLVIDPYFSGSKVKWILDNVEGSRERARKGELMFGTIDTWLIWKFTGGKVHVTDYTNASRTMLFNIHTLEWDQRMLDVLDIPREILPEVKGSSEVYGHSKSGIPIAGIAGDQQAALFGQMCVEPGQAKNTYGTGCFLLMNTGKKAVKSAHGMLTTIGCGPRGEVAYALEGAVFNGGSTVQWLRDELKLINDALDTEYFAGKVKDSNGVYLVPAFTGLGAPYWDPYARGALFGLTRGVKVDHIIRAALESIAYQTRDVLDAMQQDSGERLKSLRVDGGAVANNFLMQFQADILGTHVERPQMRETTALGAAFLAGLAIGFWSSLDELRNKAVIERVFEPSCEEAHREKLYAGWQKAVARTRDWEPHENEE
- a CDS encoding MIP/aquaporin family protein codes for the protein MTIALKQPTLTGQCLAEFLGTALMIFFGTGCVAALKVAGATFGLWEICIIWGMAVSMGIYLSAGVSGAHLNPAVSIALSLFAGFEKRKLPFYISSQIAGAFFGAGLVYLLYISLFFDFEHAHHIIRGSEQSLELASVFSTYPNPAISVGQAFLVEVVITTILMGVIMALGDDGNGLPRGPLAPLLIGLLVAVIGSSMGPLTGFAMNPARDFGPKLMTFFAGWGEIAFTGGRDIPYFLVPIFAPILGACLGAAGYRALIARHLPSAVPVENEKNAPVVRGKVQASS
- the ybaK gene encoding Cys-tRNA(Pro) deacylase → MTPALDLLKKLRAEHRIHSYEHDPKAASYGLEAAEKLGLEPARVFKTLLASTEKGELLVAVVPVVGTLDLKALAQAAGVKKTEMADPAAAQRSTGYLLGGISPLGQKKRLRTFIDDTAQNFESIYVSAGRRGLEVELAAAVLAEHTQARFAPVGRG
- a CDS encoding ABC transporter ATP-binding protein, with protein sequence MSQPLLLSLRNLACGYQNQRVVQDLNLHLNAGDIGCLLGSSGCGKTTTLRAIAGFEPIHAGEISLAGEVISRPGWTLAPEKRRIGMVFQDYALFPHLSVADNIAFGIRKHPRLDQVIAELLELVNLGALGKRYPHELSGGQQQRVALARALAPEPQLLLLDEPFSNLDGELRRRLSHEVRDILKARGTSAILVTHDQEEAFAVSDHVGVFKEGRLEQWDTPYNLYHEPQTPFVASFIGQGYFIRGQMIDPQSVNTELGVLRGNRAYSGVSGSAVDVLLRPDDIVYAPDSNLKARVTGRTFQGASTLYRLQLPTGSQLEAIFPSHADHLQGDDVGIRVAADHLVLFAAQGSIAAHITGD
- the argF gene encoding ornithine carbamoyltransferase, producing MNPRHFLSMMDYTPDELLGLIRRGVELKDLRNRGVLFEPLKNRVLGMIFEKSSTRTRLSFEAGMIHLGGQAIFLSHRDTQLGRGEPVADSAKVMSRMLDAVMIRTYAHSNLTEFAANSRVPVINGLSDDLHPCQLLADMQTFLEHRGSIKGKTVAWIGDGNNMCNSYIEAAIQFDFQLRVACPAGYEPNPEFLALAGDRVTVVRDPQAAVTGAHLVSTDVWTSMGQEEETARRKKLFAPFQVTRALLDLADKDVLFMHCLPAHRGEEISVDVLDDPRSVAWDQAENRLHAQKALLEFLVAPGCQPA
- a CDS encoding molybdopterin oxidoreductase family protein; the encoded protein is MTRTEHYRACHLCEAICGLVIETVTTPDSSPSIASIKGDPQDTFSRGHICPKAVALQDIQNDPDRLRQPMLRTGEQWQPIAWQQAFDLVAERLYANQQRHGQNAVAIYQGNPSVHNYGLMTHSNYFLGLLKTRNRFSATSVDQLPHHLTSFLMYGHGMLLPIPDIDHTDFMLILGGNPLASNGSIMTVPDVEKRLKAIQQRGGKLVVIDPRRSETAAIADQHVFVRPGGDAALLFGLLNTLFEERLTRESHLPIDGLDQVRHAIAGFHAEAMGPRCGVPAEQIRQLARDFAAADKAVCYGRMGVSTQAFGTLCHWLAQLINLVTGNLDRVGGTLCTEPAVDLVSSTSGGHFNLWQSRVSGLPEYGGELPVSALAEEMLVEGEGQVRALVTVAGNPVLSTPNGRQLDQALSGLEFMVSIDLYINETTRHADLILPSTSALENDHYDTTFNTLAVRNVTRFNRAIFDKPEGALHDWEIFVGLAKAFAAKAGRELKATLPPAQMIDRGLRAGLYGDASPHKLSLETLASHPHGLDLGALKANLTERLKTANGRIQAAPGVIMADLARFAAAPAPKPGELLLIGRRHVRSNNSWMHNYHRLVKGKPRHQLLMHPDDLACRGLSDGQQVSVSSRVGMIEVQVQGSLDMMPGVVSLPHGWGHSRAGVKMEIARSQPGASANDLTDERQLDVLSGNAALNGVPVQVASC
- the grxD gene encoding Grx4 family monothiol glutaredoxin, whose translation is MDIIETIKEQISSNTILLYMKGAPNAPQCGFSAKASQALMACGEKFAYVDILQNPEIRANLPKYANWPTFPQLWVAGELVGGSDIITEMMADGSLQTLVKEASAAKAE
- the bfr gene encoding bacterioferritin — protein: MKGDITVIQHLNKILGNELVAINQYFLHARMYEDWGLKKLGGHEYHESIHAMKHADKLIKRTLFLEGLPNLQELGKILIGEHTKEMLECDLKIEQKGLADLKAAIAHFETVGDFGSRELLEDILEPKEEHIDWLETQLGLIVKVGIENYLQSQMGD
- a CDS encoding bacterioferritin-associated ferredoxin, translated to MYVCLCQGVTDGQIRDAILEGCCSYREVRETLGVASKCGKCACLAKEVVRDTLTELQSSHAALAYSTEFSAA